From the Microbacterium thalassium genome, one window contains:
- a CDS encoding glycosyltransferase: MNHVLQKVVLPQERDPDLLPLYVDPETWSIIDEEFVRVSNRAHIGNVLGRERARIVAGRRVSFGSYFNGFPASYWQHWTAVRRVRLTVRTTGTATILVYRSNGGGTSQRVDTAEVSGDAETSFNLELTQYSDGGWMWFDIVADDETVLFEGAEWTTDQEPARTGKASIGITTYNKPDYCIETLRNLADSPDVLELVDRVFVVDQGTQRVDAEADYPTVSAALGETLQIITQPNLGGSGGFARAMYETLERPDSDFVQLLDDDVKIEPESLRRSIMFGRFTTSPTLVGGHMFDLLDRPKLHAWAEVVDDVPFMWRNLFQERMPHNFGETNLRQTPILHMRMDADYNGWWMCLIPVETIRKVGLALPAFIKWDDAEFCLRAGRAGYPTVSMPGVALWHVSWLGKDDAIDWQAYFHSRNRLVAALLHSHTPHGGTLLRHSRRIDLKHLMMMQYYPVELRRRALADVLSGPSHMPANLATAMPEARRVAKEFPETVVHKETDVILRARRGRQVYTRLKRNVFDSPEGVMLRWFTASTLLSHWFHKPRPENVAQPEVEFGKGDANWWRLPLYDSALVSAADGSGKNIYTRDRARFRRGIIDTVTLHWKLKRRWPKLAEQYRAALDDLTSVESWRRIFEAQR; encoded by the coding sequence TTGAACCACGTCCTCCAGAAGGTCGTCCTCCCCCAGGAGCGCGACCCGGACCTGCTGCCCCTCTACGTCGACCCCGAGACCTGGTCGATCATCGACGAGGAGTTCGTCCGCGTCTCCAACCGCGCACACATCGGCAACGTGCTGGGACGCGAGCGAGCGCGCATCGTCGCCGGTCGCCGCGTCTCGTTCGGCAGCTACTTCAACGGCTTCCCCGCCTCGTACTGGCAGCACTGGACCGCCGTGCGGCGCGTGCGGCTCACCGTCCGCACGACGGGCACCGCGACGATCCTGGTGTACCGCTCCAACGGCGGCGGAACCTCGCAGCGCGTCGACACGGCCGAGGTGAGCGGCGACGCCGAGACGTCGTTCAACCTCGAACTCACCCAGTACAGCGACGGCGGCTGGATGTGGTTCGACATCGTCGCCGACGACGAGACCGTCCTGTTCGAGGGCGCCGAGTGGACCACCGATCAGGAGCCGGCCCGCACCGGCAAGGCCTCGATCGGCATCACCACCTACAACAAGCCCGACTACTGCATCGAGACGCTGCGCAACCTCGCCGACTCCCCCGACGTGCTCGAACTGGTCGATCGCGTCTTCGTCGTGGACCAGGGGACGCAGCGCGTCGACGCGGAGGCCGACTACCCGACCGTCTCGGCCGCGCTCGGCGAGACGCTTCAGATCATCACGCAGCCCAACCTGGGCGGCTCGGGCGGCTTCGCGCGCGCCATGTACGAGACGCTCGAGCGCCCCGACAGCGACTTCGTCCAGCTCCTCGACGACGACGTCAAGATCGAGCCGGAGTCGCTGCGCCGCTCGATCATGTTCGGGCGGTTCACCACGTCTCCGACGCTCGTCGGAGGCCACATGTTCGATCTGCTGGACCGGCCGAAGCTGCACGCCTGGGCGGAGGTCGTCGACGACGTCCCGTTCATGTGGCGCAACCTCTTCCAGGAGCGGATGCCGCACAACTTCGGCGAGACCAACCTGCGCCAGACCCCGATCCTGCACATGCGCATGGACGCGGACTACAACGGCTGGTGGATGTGCCTGATCCCGGTCGAGACGATCCGGAAGGTGGGCCTCGCCCTTCCCGCCTTCATCAAGTGGGACGACGCCGAGTTCTGCCTTCGCGCGGGACGCGCCGGCTACCCGACCGTGTCGATGCCCGGCGTCGCGCTCTGGCACGTGTCGTGGCTGGGCAAGGACGACGCGATCGACTGGCAGGCGTACTTCCACTCCCGCAACCGCCTGGTCGCGGCGTTGCTGCACTCTCACACGCCGCACGGCGGCACCCTCCTCCGCCACAGCCGCCGCATCGACCTGAAGCACCTGATGATGATGCAGTACTACCCGGTCGAACTGCGCAGGAGGGCCCTGGCCGACGTGCTCTCGGGTCCATCCCACATGCCCGCCAACCTCGCCACCGCCATGCCGGAGGCCCGCCGGGTCGCGAAGGAGTTCCCCGAGACGGTCGTGCACAAGGAGACCGACGTCATCCTGCGCGCCCGCCGCGGCCGGCAGGTCTACACACGGCTCAAGCGCAATGTCTTCGACAGCCCCGAGGGCGTCATGCTGCGCTGGTTCACCGCGAGCACCCTGCTGTCGCACTGGTTCCACAAACCGCGTCCGGAGAACGTCGCCCAGCCCGAGGTCGAGTTCGGCAAGGGCGACGCGAACTGGTGGCGGCTCCCGCTCTACGACAGCGCGCTGGTGAGCGCGGCCGACGGCTCCGGCAAGAATATCTACACGCGCGACCGCGCCCGCTTCCGCCGCGGGATCATCGACACGGTGACCCTGCACTGGAAGCTCAAGCGTCGCTGGCCGAAGCTCGCCGAGCAGTACCGCGCCGCCCTCGACGACCTCACGTCGGTGGAGTCGTGGCGGCGCATCTTCGAGGCGCAGCGATGA
- a CDS encoding glycosyltransferase yields the protein MTDSHDASSGAFDPASATIAVVTYNRSGLLTRLLTSISEMDPKPGHVVIVDNASSDDTGEVVESFRDRIGTTIVYRRLETNTGGSGGFSEGVRVAYELGSEWIWLMDDDVEVIGDGLAKMGRWAPRFRSIQGRRYDFDGSEFYWQYRIAERMGIPIPFAPAGFDESGYKPMNSGCFEGMFIHRDIVRQIGLPDPRFFIYWDDQLYGWLASRKTQSVIVDEFVLRRTREIKQWDMGIRHMNASSNAYRYYIMRNRAIMKKYYRALGVYQPVLFGLGTSLTFGKELIRLLFVERTVRGTSNLWRGLRDGRAISRDASFRTMAPLTESVD from the coding sequence ATGACGGACTCGCACGATGCGAGCAGTGGCGCCTTCGACCCCGCCTCGGCGACGATCGCCGTGGTCACCTACAACCGGTCCGGACTTCTGACGCGTCTTCTCACGAGCATCTCCGAGATGGACCCGAAGCCCGGGCACGTGGTCATCGTCGACAACGCGTCGTCGGACGACACCGGCGAGGTCGTCGAGTCCTTCCGCGACCGCATCGGCACCACGATCGTCTACCGACGTCTCGAGACCAACACCGGCGGCTCGGGCGGGTTCAGCGAGGGCGTGCGGGTCGCCTACGAGCTGGGGTCCGAGTGGATCTGGCTGATGGACGACGACGTCGAGGTGATCGGCGACGGCCTGGCCAAGATGGGCCGGTGGGCTCCGCGCTTCCGGAGCATCCAGGGCCGGCGCTACGACTTCGACGGCAGCGAGTTCTACTGGCAGTACCGCATCGCCGAGCGCATGGGCATCCCGATCCCCTTCGCGCCGGCGGGCTTCGACGAGTCCGGCTACAAGCCGATGAACTCCGGATGCTTCGAGGGGATGTTCATCCACCGCGACATCGTCCGCCAGATCGGCCTGCCCGACCCCCGGTTCTTCATCTACTGGGACGACCAGCTCTACGGCTGGCTGGCCTCGCGCAAGACGCAGTCCGTCATCGTGGACGAGTTCGTGCTGCGGCGCACCCGCGAGATCAAGCAGTGGGACATGGGCATCCGCCACATGAACGCGTCGAGCAACGCGTACCGCTACTACATCATGCGCAACCGCGCGATCATGAAGAAGTACTATCGCGCGCTCGGCGTGTACCAGCCCGTCCTGTTCGGCCTGGGCACCTCGCTGACCTTCGGCAAGGAGCTCATCCGGCTCCTGTTCGTGGAGCGGACAGTGCGTGGCACGAGCAACCTGTGGCGCGGACTGCGCGATGGGCGCGCCATCTCGCGCGACGCGTCCTTCCGCACCATGGCGCCGCTGACCGAGTCCGTCGACTGA